From Brassica oleracea var. oleracea cultivar TO1000 chromosome C3, BOL, whole genome shotgun sequence, a single genomic window includes:
- the LOC106332620 gene encoding signal recognition particle 9 kDa protein-like — protein MVYIVSWDEFVDRSLQLFKADPESTRYVVKYRHCDGKLVLKVTDNKECLKFKTDQAQEARKMEKLNNIFFTLMARGPDVDLSEVNGKEQMETQSVKKGRGRKQ, from the exons ATGGTTTACATAGTTTCATGGGACGAATTCGTAGATCGATCTCTTCAGCTTTTCAAAGCTGATCCCGAATCT ACTCGGTATGTTGTCAAGTATAGACATTGTGATGGCAAGTTGGTTCTCAAGGTTACTGATAACAAAGAG TGTCTCAAGTTCAAGACGGACCAAGCACAAGAAGCAAGGAAGATGGAGAAACTGAATAACATATTCTTCACCCTCATGGCCAGAGGACCTGATG TTGATCTTTCTGAAGTGAACGGGAAAGAACAGATGGAGACACAATCTGTGAAGAAAGGAAGAGGAAGGAAGCAATAA
- the LOC106335899 gene encoding LOW QUALITY PROTEIN: U-box domain-containing protein 32-like (The sequence of the model RefSeq protein was modified relative to this genomic sequence to represent the inferred CDS: deleted 1 base in 1 codon), producing MGSIGDEVDLEVDETIFVAVAEDVERSKTTVLWAARNFSGKKICLLYVHRPARPASWTHKKLAGGTFRKHAVKVIERVDKQKVDELMDSYLHLLSETQVQTDKLCIAGQNIEEGIVDLIARHNIKWLVMGAASDKHYSWRMTDLKSKKAIFVCKKAPDSCHIWFLCKGYLIFTRATNDDGNNRQTMPPLVQLDSDTETRRSEKLESSYMRRRLRYWRSLLEQDGEKDTGQLEREKVEPRPTTHLSSGSSSSFGEQVGPEPASPEVVGSDTRTPSNVEEKKREGNVAREVHRYDKAMHDIGQSERSVCGEARKEWKEDNSTMEALCKAKALEGLCIKEQSRRTKLEELLEKEKGEVKTVIEQNSGFMKKLQIVQSDNLKLESQIKKLQDLEKEHGEKFDTAMELLKSFRQRRDEIRIDHENAIKEVNALRRLVKGKTIASSGSEMLDYSFKEISEATNEFDPSWKLGEGKYGSFYKGNLQHLQVAVKMLPSYGSQNHFEFERQVEILSRVRHPNLVTIVGTCPESRSLIYQYIPNGSLEDCFSSANNVPALPWESRIRIASEICSALLFLHSNVPCIIHGNLKPSKILLDSNLVTKISDYGISQLIPIDGVDKSDPHVDPHYFVSGEMTLESDIYSFGMILLQLLTRRPLSGVLRDVKCAVENDNISAVLDSSAGDWPVSRGKKLANIAIRCCKKNPLNRPVLPIVLRVIDRMKAPELPLSETSSYTNQKVPRKPPSHYLCPIFREVMKDPLIAADGFTYEAEAIREWLANGHDTSPMTNLKMEDCNLIPNQALHLAIQDWQNQW from the exons ATGGGGAGTATTGGAGACGAAGTGGATTTAGAGGTGGATGAGACGATCTTCGTGGCGGTGGCGGAAGATGTTGAGAGGAGCAAAACGACGGTGTTATGGGCGGCGCGAAACTTCTCCGGCAAGAAGATTTGCTTGCTGTACGTCCATCGTCCTGCTCGGCCAGCCTCCTGGA CACACAAGAAACTTGCTGGTGGTACCTTTAGGAAGCATGCTGTCAAGGTGATTGAGCGTGTTGATAAACAAAAAGTGGATGAGCTTATGGACTCCTATCTACACCTTTTATCTGAAACTCAG GTTCAAACAGATAAACTTTGCATTGCGGGACAAAATATCGAGGAAGGTATCGTAGACTTGATTGCTCGACATAATATTAAGTGGCTCGTAATGGGAGCTGCATCAGATAAGCATTACTCATG GAGAATGACGGATTTAAAATCCAAGAAAGCCATATTCGTTTGCAAAAAAGCTCCTGATTCCTGCCATATCTGGTTTCTTTGTAAAGGCTACCTTATCTTTACAAG GGCAACAAATGACGATGGTAATAACAGACAAACCATGCCTCCCCTAGTACAGCTGGATTCAGACACTGAGACAAGGAGATCAGAGAAACTGGAATCCTCTTATATGAGGAGAAGGTTAAGATATTGGCGTAGCCTCCTTGAACAAG ATGGTGAAAAAGACACGGGTCAATTGGAGAGAGAAAAGGTGGAACCAAGACCAACTACTCATTTATCTTCAGGTTCGAGTTCTTCCTTTGGGGAGCAGGTTGGTCCAGAGCCGGCTAGCCCTGAAGTAGTTGGCTCAGATACCCGAACTCCCTCAAATGTCGAG GAGAAGAAGCGTGAAGGAAATGTAGCGCGCGAAGTTCATAGGTATGATAAAGCCATGCATGATATTGGCCAATCAGAGAGAAGTGTCTGTGGGGAAGCTCGGAAAGAATGGAAAGAGGATAACAGTACCATGGAGGCTTTATGCAAG GCGAAAGCCTTGGAGGGCTTATGCATTAAGGAGCAGAGTCGAAGAACGAAATTAGAGGAATTGCTAGAGAAAGAAAAGGGCGAAGTAAAGACAGTAATAGAGCAGAACAGCGGATTCATGAAAAAACTTCAGATAGTTCAGAGTGATAATCTTAAGTTGGAGAGCCAGATAAAGAAACTGCAAGACTTGGAAAAAGAACATGGTGAGAAGTTTGATACGGCTATGGAGCTCTTGAAAAGTTTCAGGCAGAGAAGGGATGAGATCCGTATCGATCACGAGAACGCGATAAAGGAAGTAAACGCATTGAGGAGATTGGTAAAAGGAAAGACTATAGCGTCTTCGGGGTCAGAAATGCTCGACTATTCTTTTAAGGAAATCAGCGAAGCTACTAATGAGTTCGATCCGTCCTGGAAACTTGGAGAAGGCAAATACGGAAGTTTCTACAAAGGGAATCTTCAACATCTTCAAGTAGCTGTAAAGATGTTGCCTTCATATGGATCCCAGAATCACTTTGAGTTTGAGCGTCAG GTGGAGATTTTAAGCAGAGTAAGGCATCCAAACCTGGTAACAATAGTGGGTACTTGTCCAGAGTCTCGGTCTCTTATCTATCAATACATTCCCAACGGGAGCCTCGAAGATTGCTTTTCATCTGCAAACAACGTTCCTGCGCTTCCATGGGAGTCTCGGATCAGGATTGCCTCTGAGATATGCTCTGCACTCCTGTTTCTTCACTCAAACGTTCCTTGCATCATCCATGGTAACCTAAAACCGTCA AAGATTCTCCTCGACTCTAACCTCGTCACCAAGATTAGCGACTACGGGATCTCTCAGCTAATCCCGATCGATGGAGTCGACAAATCTGATCCTCACGTTGATCCACATTACTTTGTCTCCGGAGAAATGACGCTGGAGTCGGACATATACTCGTTTGGAATGATTCTCCTTCAGCTTCTCACCAGAAGACCTCTCTCTGGGGTACTGAGAGACGTCAAATGCGCTGTGGAGAATGATAACATCAGCGCGGTTCTGGATAGTTCAGCAGGCGATTGGCCAGTCTCGCGAGGCAAGAAGCTAGCTAATATAGCCATCCGTTGCTGTAAGAAAAACCCGTTGAACCGACCAGTCTTACCCATCGTTCTACGGGTTATAGATCGTATGAAAGCCCCAGAACTTCCTTTATCAGAAACATCATCGTACACGAACCAGAAAGTTCCACGCAAGCCTCCTTCTCATTACCTATGCCCCATTTTTCGG GAAGTGATGAAAGATCCTTTGATAGCAGCAGATGGGTTTACTTACGAGGCGGAAGCGATTAGGGAATGGTTAGCGAATGGGCACGATACATCGCCGATGACGAACCTGAAGATGGAAGATTGCAATCTCATACCTAATCAAGCTCTTCATCTAGCTATCCAAGATTGGCAAAACCAATGGTGA